A DNA window from Barnesiella intestinihominis YIT 11860 contains the following coding sequences:
- a CDS encoding DUF4369 domain-containing protein, which produces MNKVYHWIFFLLLLAGCQDRTDSSYVITGKVVNSLTDGNVVYLSHSNGDELVNLDSAIVDGGVFSFHGVQEEPIMAYLRFNRYLDSLAVPVLFVLENGAMEAVMDTSYSSVAGTEQNNIFEEYKREAYRLDSLRRCLHSHYVEQVEKRMMDAGLEQSMCDEDFRLSSQEEKLAYRFIRRNHYSPAAIWVLEQMQSRFDEDELRSLLSGFGGRSKNAQILSDISLRLRNADKVEPGNPYVDVPLIEYSGRKENLSGYIGYARYTAIGFWRSDSEPSCRDMTKFGELYRAYGYRGATFLSVSLDKKRDIWREKVRTLGLPSHHCAAAEPDVIETRYALVSVPNFMLIAPDGSIDSRNLTVTQLEQRLQELLPYRARRDTAVSSVPDTTGFVKRSSI; this is translated from the coding sequence ATGAATAAGGTATATCATTGGATATTTTTTCTGCTATTGCTCGCCGGTTGTCAGGATAGAACGGATTCGTCATACGTGATTACAGGAAAAGTGGTTAACTCGCTGACTGACGGGAATGTCGTTTATTTGTCTCATAGTAACGGAGATGAATTGGTGAATTTGGACAGTGCGATAGTCGATGGCGGAGTTTTTTCTTTTCACGGAGTACAGGAGGAACCGATTATGGCTTATCTGCGGTTTAACCGTTATCTCGATTCTTTGGCTGTGCCCGTGTTATTTGTGTTGGAAAATGGAGCGATGGAGGCGGTGATGGATACTTCGTATTCGAGTGTCGCAGGGACGGAGCAGAATAACATATTCGAGGAATATAAACGGGAGGCGTATCGCCTCGATTCTTTACGCCGTTGTTTGCATAGCCATTACGTCGAACAGGTGGAGAAGCGTATGATGGATGCCGGTTTGGAACAATCGATGTGCGATGAGGATTTTCGTTTGAGCAGCCAAGAGGAGAAGCTGGCCTACCGGTTTATTCGACGGAATCATTATTCACCGGCTGCGATATGGGTGCTGGAACAGATGCAAAGCCGTTTCGATGAAGATGAGTTGCGAAGCCTTTTGTCGGGATTCGGTGGGCGAAGCAAGAATGCGCAGATATTGTCCGATATTTCTTTGCGCTTGCGTAATGCCGATAAAGTCGAGCCGGGAAATCCGTATGTAGATGTTCCATTGATAGAGTATTCGGGACGGAAAGAGAATCTGTCGGGATATATAGGATATGCGAGATATACGGCTATTGGCTTTTGGCGTTCGGATAGCGAGCCTTCTTGCCGGGATATGACGAAATTCGGAGAACTGTATCGGGCGTATGGTTATCGGGGCGCGACCTTTTTGTCTGTTTCGTTGGATAAAAAACGGGATATATGGCGGGAAAAAGTGAGAACTTTGGGACTGCCTTCACATCACTGTGCGGCTGCGGAACCCGATGTAATCGAAACCCGATATGCTCTGGTGTCGGTTCCCAATTTTATGCTTATCGCCCCCGATGGGTCCATCGATTCCCGCAACCTGACGGTGACACAGTTGGAACAGAGGCTGCAAGAACTGTTACCCTATCGGGCGAGAAGAGATACTGCTGTGTCGTCTGTGCCGGATACCACTGGATTTGTGAAACGATCGTCAATATAG
- a CDS encoding helix-turn-helix transcriptional regulator encodes MAKLSQIRRLAILINKLSAVRYVPTDALVAHVENTLALYDNKDSNYSQRTMQRDFGLIDEMFGIVIRNDKSRGYYIAELDKMTDNYKELLLNFELLSSINTDSVLQKYVLAEHRQNAIRHELIAPLLKAIRKRNPIEFDYTLVRHNGKIVHKRLMPHFLKESQYRWYLIGYDTDSKLKSFGVDRISAINILEDTQFLRDEHIDIPSLFRESYGIWNNPEDPVEDIILKYDSVDGAFVKTLPLHHSQQLLSEDETGITVKLRLRITNDFVMELLSRSRSVEVIAPHTLRTRLYDTLRQAAERNKPIETECN; translated from the coding sequence ATGGCAAAACTCAGTCAAATACGACGCTTGGCGATACTCATCAACAAACTATCGGCAGTTCGATACGTCCCGACAGACGCACTCGTCGCACACGTAGAGAATACCCTCGCCCTATACGACAACAAAGATTCGAACTATTCGCAACGAACCATGCAGCGCGATTTCGGACTTATCGACGAAATGTTCGGCATAGTCATTCGTAACGACAAATCACGAGGATACTACATTGCCGAACTCGACAAGATGACCGACAACTACAAAGAACTACTGCTCAACTTCGAACTGCTCAGTTCTATCAATACCGACAGTGTTTTGCAAAAATACGTCCTCGCCGAGCATCGCCAGAACGCCATACGGCACGAACTCATCGCTCCCCTCCTAAAAGCGATACGAAAAAGGAATCCCATTGAATTTGACTACACCTTAGTACGCCATAACGGAAAAATCGTTCACAAACGGCTCATGCCCCATTTCTTGAAAGAATCGCAATACCGATGGTATCTCATCGGCTACGACACCGACAGCAAACTGAAATCGTTCGGAGTGGACCGTATCTCGGCGATAAATATTCTCGAAGATACACAATTTCTCCGTGACGAACACATAGATATCCCCTCCCTCTTTCGGGAAAGTTACGGGATATGGAACAATCCCGAAGACCCGGTCGAGGATATCATACTCAAATACGACTCGGTCGATGGAGCTTTCGTGAAAACACTACCCCTGCATCACTCGCAACAACTACTCTCCGAAGACGAAACAGGTATCACCGTCAAACTGCGATTGCGCATTACCAACGACTTCGTCATGGAACTGCTTTCCCGCAGCCGATCGGTCGAGGTAATCGCGCCACACACCTTGCGCACTCGCCTATACGATACGCTGCGACAAGCCGCCGAACGAAACAAACCTATTGAAACAGAGTGCAACTAA
- the rplI gene encoding 50S ribosomal protein L9, which translates to MQVILKEDVANLGYKDDVVTVKSGYGRNYLIPQGKAVIASPSALKVREEDLKQRAHKLEKIKADALALAAALEGVSLTIGAKTSSTGTIFGSVNNIQIAEALEKLGHIVDRKQIVIKDTVKEVGNYKAIVKLHKEVSVEIPFEVVAE; encoded by the coding sequence ATGCAAGTAATATTGAAAGAAGATGTCGCTAACCTCGGTTACAAAGACGATGTCGTTACAGTGAAAAGCGGATATGGTCGCAACTACCTTATCCCGCAAGGAAAAGCAGTGATCGCTTCTCCTTCTGCATTGAAAGTTCGCGAAGAAGATTTGAAACAACGCGCTCACAAGCTCGAAAAGATCAAAGCCGATGCTTTGGCTTTGGCTGCCGCTCTCGAAGGCGTGTCTCTTACCATCGGTGCTAAAACTAGCTCGACCGGTACGATCTTCGGTTCTGTAAACAACATTCAGATTGCCGAAGCACTCGAAAAATTGGGACATATCGTAGACCGCAAACAAATCGTTATTAAAGATACGGTTAAAGAAGTGGGTAACTACAAAGCTATCGTGAAACTTCACAAAGAAGTCAGCGTAGAAATCCCCTTCGAAGTCGTTGCCGAATAA
- the rpsR gene encoding 30S ribosomal protein S18 gives MAQAQSEIRYLTPPSVDIKKKKYCRFKKNGIKYIDYKDPEFLKKFLNEQGKILPRRITGTSLKFQRRIAQAVKRARHLALLPYVTDMMK, from the coding sequence ATGGCACAAGCACAATCTGAAATCAGATATTTGACCCCTCCCTCGGTCGACATCAAAAAGAAAAAATACTGCCGTTTCAAGAAAAACGGTATCAAATATATCGATTACAAAGATCCCGAATTCCTAAAAAAATTCTTGAACGAACAAGGTAAGATCCTGCCCCGTCGTATCACAGGAACTTCGTTGAAATTTCAACGTCGTATTGCACAAGCTGTGAAAAGAGCCCGTCACTTGGCGCTGCTCCCTTATGTAACTGATATGATGAAATAA
- the rpsF gene encoding 30S ribosomal protein S6, whose amino-acid sequence MNHYETVFILTPVLSDVQMKEAVEKFKTILTEQGAVIVNEENWGLRKLAYPIQKKTTGFYTLLEFDAEPSVIAKLEIQFRRDERVIRFLTFRMDKFAAEYAAKRRSVKSSNKEVKEN is encoded by the coding sequence ATGAATCATTACGAAACCGTTTTCATCTTAACTCCCGTTTTGTCTGATGTACAGATGAAGGAAGCGGTAGAAAAATTCAAAACGATTCTCACCGAACAAGGCGCAGTAATCGTGAATGAAGAAAACTGGGGATTGCGCAAACTCGCCTATCCTATCCAAAAAAAGACCACCGGGTTCTACACCCTGTTGGAATTCGACGCCGAACCTTCTGTCATCGCTAAATTGGAAATCCAATTCCGTCGTGACGAACGTGTAATCCGTTTCTTGACATTCAGAATGGATAAATTTGCAGCCGAATACGCAGCAAAGAGAAGAAGTGTTAAATCGTCTAACAAAGAAGTAAAGGAGAACTAA
- the araJ gene encoding MFS transporter AraJ has product MKKSLIALAFGTLGLGIAEFVMMAILPYVAADLHISIPTAGHLISAYALGVCAGAPMLTLARKLPLKNILLGLVAIMMVGNIFASLSPNYWTMLVARFISGLPHGAYFGVASVVAEKLADKGKGSEAVSIMIAGMTIANLFGVPLGTSLSTLLSWRLTFMLVGVWGIIILYYIWKWVPQVEGLPDTGFKGQFRFLKTGAPWLILGATMLGNGGVFCWYSYINPLLTKVSGFSTESITLLMVLAGFGMVVGNLLGGKLSDKYTPGRVAASTQFILFMALLGIFFVAHINWLTALLMCLCTAGLFAVSSPQQISIIHFAKGGELLGAACIQVAFNLGNAIGAYIGGLPLQAGLGYQYPALIGAPLAFVGFILLTLFYKKYEPKKM; this is encoded by the coding sequence ATGAAAAAGAGTCTTATCGCACTGGCATTCGGCACATTAGGATTAGGTATAGCCGAATTTGTCATGATGGCTATACTGCCTTATGTAGCAGCCGATCTGCACATCAGTATCCCGACCGCCGGACACTTGATTTCGGCCTATGCTCTCGGTGTTTGCGCAGGAGCGCCCATGCTTACCCTCGCCCGTAAACTCCCGTTAAAAAATATTTTGTTAGGATTGGTGGCGATCATGATGGTAGGAAACATCTTCGCCTCACTGTCGCCCAACTACTGGACTATGCTTGTCGCCCGATTCATATCGGGGTTACCACATGGAGCCTATTTCGGCGTTGCATCGGTTGTCGCGGAGAAACTTGCCGACAAGGGAAAAGGCTCCGAGGCAGTCTCTATCATGATTGCCGGCATGACCATCGCCAACCTGTTCGGAGTCCCGTTAGGAACATCGCTCAGCACGTTATTATCGTGGAGACTCACATTCATGCTGGTAGGAGTATGGGGTATCATCATACTTTATTACATCTGGAAATGGGTTCCCCAAGTCGAAGGACTACCCGATACAGGGTTCAAAGGGCAATTCCGTTTCTTGAAAACCGGAGCCCCGTGGCTTATTTTGGGAGCTACCATGTTGGGAAACGGAGGCGTATTTTGTTGGTATAGCTACATAAATCCCCTCCTTACGAAAGTTTCCGGATTTTCCACAGAAAGCATTACCCTATTGATGGTATTGGCCGGATTCGGTATGGTAGTCGGGAATCTCTTGGGCGGGAAGTTGTCCGACAAATATACTCCCGGACGTGTAGCCGCCTCTACCCAATTCATACTCTTTATGGCATTATTAGGCATTTTCTTCGTAGCCCATATCAACTGGCTCACAGCCCTGCTCATGTGCCTTTGTACAGCCGGGCTATTCGCTGTGTCGAGTCCTCAACAAATCTCTATCATTCACTTTGCCAAAGGAGGCGAGTTACTGGGAGCAGCCTGTATACAAGTGGCTTTCAATCTCGGCAATGCCATCGGCGCATATATCGGAGGTCTACCCCTGCAAGCCGGACTGGGATATCAATATCCCGCCCTGATAGGAGCGCCCCTCGCCTTCGTCGGGTTTATCCTCCTCACGCTGTTTTACAAAAAATACGAGCCGAAGAAGATGTGA
- a CDS encoding Hsp20/alpha crystallin family protein, translating into MLPTRKNQGWLPSIFNDFFDNDWMEKANATAPAINVVEHENDYCIEVAAPGMTKDDFQIHIDDNDNLVITMEKKSENKEERKKEHYLRREFSYSKFQQTMILPDNVDKNKIAAHVEHGVLSVELPKLPVQSNDGVVKTIEVK; encoded by the coding sequence ATGTTACCCACAAGAAAAAATCAAGGTTGGTTACCGAGTATCTTCAATGATTTTTTCGATAACGATTGGATGGAAAAAGCTAATGCAACGGCTCCGGCAATCAATGTGGTAGAGCATGAAAACGACTACTGCATTGAAGTGGCGGCTCCGGGTATGACAAAAGACGATTTTCAAATCCACATCGATGACAATGACAATCTCGTTATCACGATGGAAAAGAAAAGCGAAAATAAGGAAGAAAGAAAAAAAGAGCACTATCTGCGTCGTGAATTTTCTTATTCCAAATTCCAACAGACAATGATATTGCCCGATAACGTAGACAAAAACAAGATAGCGGCTCACGTCGAACACGGTGTTCTGTCTGTCGAACTTCCTAAATTACCCGTTCAAAGTAATGACGGAGTCGTAAAAACAATCGAGGTCAAATAA
- a CDS encoding L-serine ammonia-lyase — protein MKTIREIYRIGYGPSSSHTMGPRKASEIFLNRHPEAVAFEVILYGSLAATGKGHLTDVAILDTLQPHATVEIVWKPSVFLPFHPNGMTFRSKNSSGEVTDEWTVFSVGGGALAEEGKPFDETPELYEMNSMTQILSWCERTGRSYWEYVQECEDHDIWDYLAEVWSTMREAIERGLDQEGVLPGPLNLRRKASSYYIKAKGYKDSLKSRGLVFAYALAVSEENASGGRIVTAPTCGSCGVVPAVLYHLQKSREFSDTRILRALATAGLVGNIVKQNASISGAEVGCQGEVGVACAMASAAASQLFGGSPAQIEYAAEMGLEHHLGMTCDPVCGLVQIPCIERNAYAAARALDANIYSAFTDGNHRVSFDKVVAVMKQTGHDLPSLYKETGEGGLAKDYEQM, from the coding sequence ATGAAAACGATACGAGAGATATATCGCATAGGGTATGGCCCTTCGAGTAGTCATACAATGGGGCCGAGAAAGGCTTCCGAAATATTTTTGAACCGCCACCCTGAGGCTGTGGCGTTCGAGGTCATTCTGTACGGTAGTCTTGCCGCTACGGGAAAAGGGCACTTGACCGATGTAGCGATTCTCGATACCCTTCAACCTCATGCCACGGTCGAAATTGTGTGGAAACCGTCGGTATTTCTGCCGTTTCACCCGAACGGCATGACTTTTCGCTCGAAAAATAGTTCGGGTGAAGTGACCGACGAATGGACCGTGTTCAGCGTGGGAGGAGGGGCTTTGGCCGAAGAAGGGAAGCCTTTCGACGAGACACCGGAATTGTACGAAATGAATAGTATGACTCAGATTCTCTCTTGGTGTGAACGGACGGGGCGCAGTTATTGGGAATATGTGCAGGAATGCGAAGACCACGATATTTGGGACTATTTGGCCGAGGTGTGGTCGACTATGCGCGAGGCTATCGAACGAGGGCTCGACCAGGAGGGTGTATTGCCCGGTCCGTTGAATTTACGGCGGAAAGCCTCTTCTTATTATATAAAGGCGAAGGGTTATAAAGACAGTTTGAAAAGTCGGGGATTGGTATTTGCCTATGCGTTGGCCGTGAGTGAAGAGAATGCATCGGGCGGGCGTATTGTAACCGCACCCACTTGCGGATCCTGTGGAGTCGTGCCGGCGGTATTGTACCATTTGCAAAAGAGTAGGGAATTCAGCGATACCCGCATTTTAAGAGCGTTGGCGACCGCCGGTTTGGTGGGGAATATCGTGAAGCAAAATGCTTCTATATCGGGAGCCGAAGTGGGGTGTCAAGGCGAAGTGGGAGTGGCATGTGCTATGGCTTCGGCGGCAGCCAGCCAGTTATTTGGCGGTAGTCCCGCACAAATCGAGTATGCCGCCGAAATGGGGCTGGAACATCATTTGGGTATGACTTGCGATCCGGTGTGCGGATTGGTACAGATACCTTGTATCGAACGGAATGCCTATGCTGCGGCGAGGGCTTTGGATGCTAATATCTATTCGGCTTTTACCGATGGGAATCATCGTGTATCGTTCGACAAGGTGGTGGCTGTAATGAAACAAACTGGGCACGATTTGCCATCTTTGTACAAGGAGACCGGGGAGGGTGGCCTTGCCAAAGATTACGAACAGATGTAA
- a CDS encoding MarR family winged helix-turn-helix transcriptional regulator: protein MNFSELNIEMVFALMSGKLSAAINRKLYRSFRKLSIDITPEQWTVLYYLWSRDGVTQQELCNVTFKDKPSMTRLIDNLEKQQLVVRSPGVKDRRINLIHLTDKGRELEVATKPLVTAIMRTALDGFSDREVEMAGRMLTKVFGNLKNSLED, encoded by the coding sequence ATGAACTTTTCTGAACTGAATATAGAAATGGTGTTCGCTTTGATGAGCGGTAAATTGTCAGCTGCGATTAATCGGAAATTATATCGTAGTTTTCGAAAATTGTCTATCGATATAACTCCCGAACAATGGACTGTATTGTATTATTTATGGTCGCGGGACGGAGTGACTCAGCAGGAATTGTGTAATGTTACATTTAAAGACAAACCGAGCATGACCCGGCTAATAGATAATTTGGAAAAGCAACAGCTTGTCGTCCGTTCTCCGGGCGTGAAAGACCGGCGTATCAATTTGATTCATCTTACAGATAAAGGTCGGGAGTTGGAGGTGGCTACGAAGCCTTTGGTGACGGCTATTATGAGAACGGCGTTGGACGGCTTTTCGGATAGAGAAGTCGAGATGGCCGGGAGAATGTTGACCAAAGTTTTCGGTAATTTGAAAAATTCGTTGGAGGATTAA
- a CDS encoding alpha/beta hydrolase yields the protein MRHIFIFIVVWLSAGTICSFAQYKPDRLGEGFEAKTIAMPDDYSGKVVTTLVRSLSSCDTHKAVLYVHGYNDYFFQETLARTFNDSCFNFYAVDLRKYGRSLLPEQTPFEVRDLQEYFADIDTALTLIREEGNTDIVLMAHSTGGLITSLYCEAHRNDLPVQGLILNSPFLDMNMNWFYEKILVPIVSAWGRWFKGTKISQGNSTAYAESLLKDHHGEWNYDTDLKFKVSPPVSSAWIRAIHRGHNQIHKGLHIPCPVLLMYSSQSVDGNKWTPQHQSGDAVLDVKDIARYGRMLGPKVTEFEVQEGMHDLVLSKPSARQAAYSEMFRWLRSNGLNE from the coding sequence ATGAGGCATATATTCATTTTTATAGTTGTATGGCTTTCGGCAGGGACGATTTGTTCTTTCGCGCAATACAAGCCCGATCGTTTGGGAGAAGGTTTCGAAGCGAAAACTATTGCCATGCCGGACGATTACAGCGGAAAGGTAGTGACAACTCTTGTTCGGAGTTTGTCGTCGTGCGACACGCATAAAGCGGTGCTTTACGTGCACGGATATAACGATTATTTCTTTCAGGAAACGCTGGCTCGGACGTTTAACGATTCCTGCTTTAATTTCTATGCAGTAGATTTGAGAAAATACGGACGCTCGTTATTGCCGGAACAAACGCCGTTCGAGGTTCGAGATTTACAAGAATATTTTGCCGATATAGATACGGCTCTGACTCTTATTCGAGAGGAGGGAAATACCGACATTGTGTTGATGGCTCATTCGACGGGAGGATTGATAACATCGCTTTATTGTGAGGCTCATCGTAACGACTTGCCGGTACAGGGACTCATTTTGAACAGTCCGTTTCTCGACATGAATATGAATTGGTTCTATGAGAAGATTCTGGTTCCTATCGTGTCGGCTTGGGGGCGTTGGTTTAAAGGAACAAAGATAAGTCAGGGAAACTCTACCGCTTATGCCGAGAGTTTACTAAAAGATCATCATGGGGAATGGAATTATGATACCGACTTGAAATTTAAGGTATCTCCGCCTGTTTCTTCGGCATGGATACGGGCGATACATCGCGGTCACAATCAAATTCATAAAGGGTTGCATATTCCCTGTCCCGTTTTGTTGATGTATTCGAGTCAATCGGTGGACGGAAATAAATGGACGCCTCAACATCAATCGGGAGATGCCGTACTCGATGTAAAGGATATTGCCCGCTATGGTCGCATGTTGGGACCAAAAGTCACAGAGTTTGAGGTTCAGGAAGGAATGCACGATCTCGTACTTTCGAAACCTTCGGCTCGTCAAGCTGCTTATTCCGAGATGTTTCGTTGGCTTCGGAGCAATGGATTGAACGAATGA
- a CDS encoding GNAT family N-acetyltransferase, translating into MRMILETRRLILRELCPNDFHEVCKLLQDNEVMYAYEGAFNDTEVREWLDRQIKRYAEDKVGLWGAVLKENGELIGQCGITMQSYREQTVPEIGYLLRKNFWHKGYATEAARSCADYASHILGIKRIYSIIRDNNLPSQGVAKRIGMTPGDTIVKHYRGIDMPHIVFSMTLGE; encoded by the coding sequence ATGAGAATGATATTAGAAACCCGGAGATTAATTCTTAGAGAGTTATGCCCGAACGACTTTCATGAAGTTTGTAAACTCTTACAAGACAACGAGGTGATGTACGCCTACGAAGGCGCATTCAACGACACAGAAGTCCGGGAATGGTTAGACCGACAAATAAAGAGATATGCCGAAGACAAAGTCGGTTTATGGGGGGCCGTTCTTAAAGAAAACGGAGAACTCATCGGACAATGTGGCATCACTATGCAATCATACAGAGAACAAACCGTTCCCGAAATAGGCTATCTCCTTCGCAAAAATTTCTGGCACAAAGGGTATGCTACCGAAGCCGCACGATCATGTGCCGACTATGCCTCCCACATTTTGGGTATAAAACGCATTTACTCCATTATCCGCGACAATAACCTTCCTTCGCAAGGAGTCGCAAAACGAATCGGTATGACGCCCGGCGATACCATCGTAAAACACTACCGAGGCATCGATATGCCCCACATCGTATTTTCGATGACTCTCGGAGAATAA
- a CDS encoding RelA/SpoT family protein, producing MPEKSYFTLDEKENVLSVYRQLLRNSRPVLRVEDFNRMRRLISEAVETGHYQRNKQGINPVVRNLNTALILCDRVGLERSMLISVLLFNLVVSEFLTIETVKKEFGDDIAQLIRGLIKSNSLYAKQAAVESENFRKLLLSFAEDIRVIIIMIADRLCVMKMINHHPNEKYRYDIACEASYLYAPLAHRLGLYSIKSELEDLSLKYTNREIYDQIAHKLNETKRNRDKYIMEFIQPVKQKLEAEGLHFEIKGRTKSIFSIWNKMKKQKADLEDIYDLFAIRVILETPLEQEKADCWKVYSIVTDMYQPNPKRMKDWLSIPKSNGYESLHITVLGPKQRWVEVQIRTRRMDEIAERGLAAHWKYKGIKSENGLDDWMNNVREVLEAAGNGGALELMRDFKMDLYDKEVFVFTPKGDLYKLPLGATLLDFAFLIHTGLGCKCVGGKVNGKIETIKYKLKSGDTIEVLTSPNQTPKQDWLNIAATSKGRVKIKQALNEQQNKAAEYGKELLQRRFKNRKIEMEDGVMMRLIKKMGYKTVTDFYNELADEHIDVNRVIDLYLEIDKKENEEQYETRTAEEFTLQKEPDESKEDELVIGGDVKGIDYKLAKCCNPIYGDEIFGFVSTEGTIKIHRKDCPNARHIYSRYRYRVVNARWSGKMGSKYVTVLRVIGNDDIGIVTNITSIISKEKNIYMRGISIDSNDGLFQGHITVTVDDISSLNSLMKKLKTVKGVKDVQRGSIR from the coding sequence ATGCCCGAAAAAAGCTATTTTACACTCGACGAAAAAGAAAATGTCCTATCGGTCTATCGGCAACTGTTACGCAATAGTCGCCCGGTTCTAAGAGTCGAAGACTTCAACCGCATGCGTCGCCTCATTTCCGAAGCCGTCGAAACAGGGCACTATCAGCGAAACAAACAAGGAATAAATCCGGTTGTCCGTAATCTGAATACTGCGCTCATCTTATGCGACAGGGTAGGATTAGAACGCAGTATGCTTATTTCGGTTCTACTTTTCAACTTGGTCGTCAGCGAATTCCTCACTATCGAAACCGTAAAAAAAGAATTCGGGGACGACATAGCCCAGCTCATTCGGGGTCTCATTAAATCGAACAGCTTGTATGCCAAACAGGCTGCCGTCGAAAGCGAGAATTTCCGCAAACTGTTACTATCGTTCGCCGAAGATATACGAGTTATCATCATCATGATCGCCGACCGGCTTTGCGTCATGAAAATGATAAACCACCACCCCAACGAAAAATACCGTTATGACATCGCCTGTGAAGCCTCCTATCTTTATGCTCCACTGGCGCACCGATTGGGACTATACTCCATAAAATCGGAACTGGAAGACCTCTCCCTGAAATACACCAATCGGGAAATCTACGACCAGATAGCCCACAAGCTCAACGAAACCAAGAGGAACAGGGATAAATACATCATGGAATTTATCCAACCGGTAAAACAAAAACTCGAAGCCGAAGGTCTACATTTCGAAATCAAGGGCCGCACGAAATCCATCTTTTCCATCTGGAATAAGATGAAGAAACAAAAAGCCGATTTGGAAGACATTTACGACCTGTTTGCCATTCGTGTCATACTGGAAACTCCCCTCGAACAGGAAAAGGCAGACTGTTGGAAGGTATATTCGATCGTTACCGATATGTACCAGCCCAACCCCAAGCGAATGAAGGACTGGCTTTCCATTCCCAAATCGAACGGATACGAATCGTTACACATCACTGTGCTGGGACCGAAACAACGCTGGGTAGAGGTACAAATACGTACCCGGCGAATGGACGAAATAGCCGAACGAGGACTTGCCGCCCACTGGAAATACAAAGGAATTAAAAGCGAGAACGGGCTGGACGATTGGATGAACAATGTGCGCGAAGTACTCGAAGCGGCCGGAAACGGTGGAGCTTTGGAACTCATGCGCGATTTCAAAATGGATCTCTACGACAAAGAGGTATTCGTATTCACTCCGAAAGGAGACCTATACAAATTGCCTTTGGGAGCCACGTTACTGGACTTCGCATTCCTCATTCACACCGGGTTAGGCTGCAAATGTGTCGGCGGCAAGGTAAACGGAAAGATCGAAACCATAAAATATAAACTGAAAAGCGGCGATACGATCGAAGTACTTACCTCTCCCAACCAGACCCCGAAACAAGACTGGCTCAACATAGCCGCAACATCGAAAGGGCGGGTAAAGATAAAGCAAGCCCTGAACGAACAGCAGAATAAAGCGGCGGAATATGGGAAAGAGCTTTTGCAAAGACGATTCAAAAACCGCAAAATAGAGATGGAAGACGGTGTAATGATGCGCCTTATAAAAAAAATGGGCTATAAGACCGTCACCGATTTTTACAACGAATTGGCCGATGAACATATCGACGTCAATCGCGTAATCGACCTTTATCTCGAAATCGATAAAAAAGAAAACGAAGAGCAATACGAAACTCGTACGGCAGAAGAATTTACTTTACAAAAAGAACCCGACGAATCGAAAGAAGACGAGCTCGTCATAGGCGGCGATGTCAAAGGTATCGACTATAAATTGGCCAAATGCTGCAACCCCATTTACGGCGACGAAATCTTTGGATTTGTCTCCACGGAAGGAACTATCAAGATACACCGTAAAGATTGTCCGAACGCACGGCACATATACAGTCGTTACCGTTACAGAGTAGTCAATGCCCGCTGGTCGGGCAAAATGGGGTCCAAATACGTCACCGTCCTGCGAGTTATCGGAAACGACGATATCGGTATCGTAACGAACATTACATCGATTATTTCAAAAGAGAAAAACATATATATGAGAGGCATCTCGATCGACTCGAACGACGGCCTTTTTCAAGGGCATATCACCGTCACGGTCGATGACATCTCCTCCCTCAACAGTCTGATGAAAAAGCTCAAAACCGTTAAGGGGGTCAAAGATGTACAGAGAGGGTCTATTAGATAG